In one Pseudomonas tensinigenes genomic region, the following are encoded:
- the tcyJ gene encoding cystine ABC transporter substrate-binding protein: MNFSALRRNLLVGSLGLALSAGLIGQAVAGEQLQQIKDKGVINVGLEGTYPPFSFVDADGKLSGFEVELSEALAQKLGVKAKVQPTKWDGILAALESKRLDVVVNQVTISDERKKKYDFSEPYTVSGIQALVLKSKEAALNIKTAADLSGKKVGVGLGTNYEQWVRANVPGADVRTYDDDPTKFADLNNGRTDAILIDRLAALEYAKKAPKTVAAGEAFSRQEAGIALRKGEPELLAAVNKALDELRADGTLKKLSEKYFNADVTQ; encoded by the coding sequence ATGAATTTTTCCGCACTACGTCGCAATCTGCTGGTGGGTTCGCTGGGCCTGGCGCTGAGCGCCGGTCTGATCGGCCAGGCAGTGGCCGGTGAGCAGCTGCAACAGATCAAGGACAAAGGCGTTATCAACGTCGGCCTGGAAGGCACTTATCCACCGTTCAGCTTCGTCGATGCCGACGGCAAACTGTCCGGTTTCGAAGTCGAACTTTCCGAAGCCCTGGCACAAAAACTCGGCGTCAAAGCCAAGGTTCAGCCAACCAAGTGGGACGGTATCCTCGCCGCGCTGGAATCCAAGCGTCTGGACGTTGTAGTCAACCAGGTGACCATCTCCGACGAGCGCAAGAAGAAGTATGACTTCTCCGAGCCGTATACCGTTTCCGGGATTCAGGCACTGGTGCTGAAGAGCAAGGAAGCCGCGCTGAACATCAAGACTGCCGCCGACCTGTCCGGCAAGAAAGTCGGCGTAGGCCTGGGCACCAACTACGAACAATGGGTCCGCGCCAACGTGCCGGGTGCCGACGTGCGCACCTACGACGATGATCCGACCAAGTTCGCCGACCTGAACAACGGCCGCACCGACGCCATTCTGATCGACCGTCTGGCCGCCCTGGAATACGCCAAGAAAGCCCCGAAAACCGTTGCCGCCGGTGAAGCCTTCTCCCGTCAGGAAGCCGGTATCGCCCTGCGCAAAGGCGAGCCTGAACTGCTGGCTGCCGTGAACAAGGCCCTCGACGAACTGCGTGCCGACGGCACCCTGAAGAAGCTGTCCGAGAAG